Sequence from the Pseudophaeobacter arcticus DSM 23566 genome:
GCACTCTGCCCGCTAAACCCGTTCTGATCAGCGTAATGATTGCACTGACGCTGCTGAACGCGGCCTCGGCTCTGGCGCCCGATTTCAACAGCCTGTTTGTCCTGTGACTGCTGGCCGGGGGCATTACTGCCGTCGCGGATCTCCAACAGCGATATGTCGCGATAATCACCGCCGAAATAGGCCAGATCGTCAGCGCGCAATACGATGTCGCCGCCTTCGGTCTTTAGCGTTCCGGCTTGAAACCGGAGCGAGGCTTGCTGGATGATCTCGACGATCCGCTTGATCGTCAGGTCATGTCGTTCGAGCAGATAGGGTTCGATTTCAATGCGGATTTCGGGTTTCCGTTGTCCCCAGACCCGAAGCTGCGAAATCTCCGGCCGCGCCATCAGTTCTTCCTGGAACCTACGGGCAACGCGTTGCAGGGGTTCCGGGTCGGTCTGGCCGTGCACCTGAAGATAAAGGGCCGGCACTCGACGATGACCAGATACTCTTGACGCCATCCACCCCCTCAAGCGCGCGTTCCAGCGGTTGAGGGATCTGTTCGTCTACCTGCGACGTGTGTGCACCGGTATATGTTGCCTGGATGATGACGGTGTCCGGCGGCACTTTGGGAAAACCTCAATCCGGATCGAATTCAGGCTGAATGCCCCTGCCACCAGGATCATGACCATCAACAGGTTGGCGGCGACGGGGTTGCGGATGAACCAGCCAGTCAGAGCATGCATTGGATCAGTTCTCCGCGGTTTGGGGCGCGACTTCGGTTCCTGGCAGGAATGACGCCAACGGTGTCTTCACGATGCGCCAAGCGGTCACGTCGTGGTCGGGTGAGCGTGCGATGACATCGGCCTCGTTGCGCAGGACCACCTCCGCGCGGAACCAGAGCAGGTTCGAGAGACCCATCCAATGAGCGCCGTCGGCGATCACGGCCCAAATCGTCGGGACCTTGTAGAACCCGATCAGGCCCAGAAAACCGAGAAACCAGTATTTTTGCATTTTCATTTGGGACACCCTATGTCATTTTACACATACAGATGAACGAACGTTCGTTCATTATTCTAGATACTGCCTTGCAATCAGGAGTCAAGAAGGTGGACAAAAATGATAGCGCCCCGAAACTTGCGCAAGAGAAGCTTCGGGCACGGCGGCTCATGATCGTTACCGCAGCGGTGCATTGCTTTATCGAAAAGGGCTACCACCAGTCAGGTGTGCGGGACATCGCGGCAAAGGCGGGGGTGAGCCTTGGAAATCTCTACAACCACTTCAAAAGCAAGGATGAAATCCTCTACGAGATCACCAAAATCGAAGCAGAAGAACTGGATGAATTTCGTGAAATTCTGTCTCATGCTGAGGATCCGCAAACGTCATTCGAAAACTTCGTCTGGGCTTATCTCGATTATGCGGCACGACCGGAGAATGCGCTGATGGCACTGGAAATTTTGTCTGTTGCGGTTCGCAACCCACCCATCGCCAGCGGTTTTACGCGCAATCGGGCTGCGCTGATCGCGAGCCTGGTGGATGTCCTGCAAGCTGGGTCGGAAACCGGTGCCTTTGTCCAACACCAGAACGCGGCTGAAACGGCAAAGCTGGTCCTTGACCTGATCGAAGGGTTGGCTGTGCGCTCCGTCATGAGTGAAGCGTCGCCAAGCAAGGATGCAAGAGACGCGGTGTGGGGGATTCTCAAACGGTCGATTCTCGCTGCTGACCCGGCA
This genomic interval carries:
- a CDS encoding efflux RND transporter permease subunit, yielding MPALYLQVHGQTDPEPLQRVARRFQEELMARPEISQLRVWGQRKPEIRIEIEPYLLERHDLTIKRIVEIIQQASLRFQAGTLKTEGGDIVLRADDLAYFGGDYRDISLLEIRDGSNAPGQQSQDKQAVEIGRQSRGRVQQRQCNHYADQNGFSGQSAAPMRQKRSRYRAGDGETGLQRCGGRDRDPQRRGHRFKHTGKDKGPGGKPEGAQ
- a CDS encoding efflux RND transporter permease subunit, whose protein sequence is MPPDTVIIQATYTGAHTSQVDEQIPQPLERALEGVDGVKSIWSSSSAGPLSSGARPDRPGTPATRCP
- a CDS encoding TetR/AcrR family transcriptional regulator, which translates into the protein MNERSFIILDTALQSGVKKVDKNDSAPKLAQEKLRARRLMIVTAAVHCFIEKGYHQSGVRDIAAKAGVSLGNLYNHFKSKDEILYEITKIEAEELDEFREILSHAEDPQTSFENFVWAYLDYAARPENALMALEILSVAVRNPPIASGFTRNRAALIASLVDVLQAGSETGAFVQHQNAAETAKLVLDLIEGLAVRSVMSEASPSKDARDAVWGILKRSILAADPAKSQVRERM